One Pontibacillus yanchengensis DNA window includes the following coding sequences:
- the rpiA gene encoding ribose 5-phosphate isomerase A — protein sequence MWNNPLATHIKWSNEISNIEAKQHVADQIAQRAKDGDVIGIGSGSTAFLALQSIAQYVKEKGYKVTAIPTSQEVMMTCTTLGIPTTTLATAKPDWAFDGADEVDPNHNLIKGRGGAMFHEKLVMASSPENYILIDQSKFVNHLGQKFPVPIEVDQRALHLVETKLSTFPVEQVQLRQATAKDGPVITEAGNLILDVHFSTIDKKDEVRLAGIPGVIETGLFIDYDVNILSI from the coding sequence ATGTGGAACAATCCATTAGCAACTCATATAAAGTGGTCAAACGAAATTTCAAATATTGAGGCCAAGCAACATGTTGCGGACCAAATCGCACAAAGAGCTAAAGATGGTGACGTTATAGGGATTGGCTCAGGATCTACTGCTTTTCTAGCCCTCCAATCCATTGCCCAGTATGTAAAGGAAAAAGGATATAAAGTTACTGCTATTCCTACTTCCCAAGAGGTTATGATGACATGTACAACGCTTGGCATCCCCACTACGACCCTTGCCACAGCAAAACCAGACTGGGCATTTGATGGTGCAGATGAAGTAGACCCAAACCACAATTTAATAAAAGGGCGAGGGGGGGCCATGTTTCACGAAAAACTCGTTATGGCCAGCTCCCCAGAAAATTATATCCTGATTGATCAAAGCAAATTCGTTAACCATTTAGGTCAAAAATTCCCTGTGCCAATTGAAGTTGATCAACGTGCACTTCACCTAGTGGAAACGAAACTATCTACTTTTCCAGTTGAACAAGTCCAATTACGTCAAGCTACAGCTAAAGACGGACCTGTTATCACAGAAGCTGGTAACCTCATTCTCGATGTCCATTTTTCCACTATTGATAAAAAGGATGAAGTTAGACTTGCGGGAATTCCAGGCGTTATTGAAACAGGATTGTTCATTGATTACGATGTTAACATTTTATCTATCTAA
- a CDS encoding CBO0543 family protein produces MKMEQSVTNKMTEAYNLIEKANDMITSVFFESVLFSLQWWIGFILAVVPWILWIFLRKKDSTWRLLTAGLFVLFVSSWFDVIGISLGLWHYHSEVVPTIPAFFPWDFTLLPVIAMALIQIKPTANPLVKAIIFSIFSSYVAEPIFQWLDMYDREHWKLYYSFFIYIIIYLIANFIANRKSYATL; encoded by the coding sequence ATGAAAATGGAGCAAAGTGTAACCAACAAAATGACAGAAGCTTACAATCTAATAGAGAAAGCTAATGATATGATTACTAGCGTTTTCTTTGAGAGTGTACTTTTTTCATTACAATGGTGGATTGGTTTCATTTTAGCTGTTGTGCCGTGGATTTTATGGATTTTTCTGAGAAAAAAAGACAGTACCTGGCGCTTGTTAACTGCAGGTCTTTTTGTTCTGTTTGTCTCTTCCTGGTTTGATGTAATCGGTATTAGTTTAGGATTATGGCATTACCATTCTGAAGTCGTACCTACCATTCCAGCTTTTTTCCCTTGGGATTTCACATTACTACCTGTTATTGCAATGGCTTTAATTCAAATTAAGCCCACCGCTAATCCTCTCGTTAAAGCTATCATTTTTAGTATTTTTAGTTCATATGTAGCTGAACCTATATTTCAATGGCTTGATATGTATGACCGTGAGCATTGGAAGCTATATTACTCCTTCTTTATTTATATTATCATCTACTTAATAGCTAACTTCATTGCAAATCGAAAAAGCTATGCTACTCTGTAA
- the ytzI gene encoding YtzI protein codes for MFAILIVCMIIMVAVLLLTMAAISKGYQYNHTVDPLPDEIPANHNENHFNEKS; via the coding sequence GTGTTTGCCATATTAATTGTATGCATGATTATCATGGTTGCAGTGCTTCTTCTAACGATGGCTGCTATTTCAAAGGGCTATCAATATAACCATACTGTCGACCCTTTACCAGATGAAATTCCAGCCAATCACAATGAAAACCACTTCAATGAAAAATCATAA
- a CDS encoding ABC transporter ATP-binding protein yields the protein MDTKESKNEAGVTSESRGPLLQVKGLKKYFKVNKQHLKAVENVTLDIYEGETVGLVGESGCGKSTAGRAIIRLYQPTAGDVYFNGENINQYSGKKLKQLRRDIQMIFQDPYASLNPRMTVEDIIGEALDIHGLARGKKRKERILELLVLVGLDAEHISRFPHEFSGGQRQRIGIARALAVEPRFIVCDEPISALDVSIQAQVVNLLQNLQKQMGLTYLFIAHDLSMVKYISDRILVMYLGNMMELGSSDELHENPLHPYTQALLSAVPVPDPKLKDRERIVVSGDVPSPLNPPSGCVFRTRCPHAMDICANQVPEWKEVRENHFTACHLYE from the coding sequence ATGGATACCAAGGAGAGTAAGAATGAAGCGGGTGTGACGAGTGAGAGCAGAGGACCTCTTTTACAGGTGAAAGGATTAAAGAAATATTTTAAAGTGAACAAGCAGCACCTAAAAGCTGTGGAGAATGTCACATTAGATATATACGAAGGGGAGACGGTCGGTCTTGTAGGTGAGTCAGGATGTGGTAAGTCTACGGCAGGTCGTGCCATTATACGACTTTATCAACCTACCGCTGGAGATGTGTACTTTAATGGAGAAAATATAAATCAGTACTCCGGAAAAAAGTTAAAACAGCTTCGAAGAGATATTCAGATGATTTTCCAGGATCCTTATGCTTCCTTGAATCCAAGAATGACGGTGGAGGATATAATCGGTGAAGCTTTAGACATTCATGGGTTAGCAAGGGGGAAGAAGCGTAAGGAACGGATTTTAGAATTGCTTGTTTTAGTGGGGCTTGATGCAGAACACATTAGTCGATTTCCTCATGAATTTAGTGGTGGTCAAAGACAACGAATTGGTATTGCACGAGCGTTAGCAGTTGAGCCAAGATTTATTGTTTGCGATGAACCAATATCAGCTTTAGACGTGTCAATTCAAGCACAAGTAGTGAATCTACTTCAAAATTTACAAAAACAAATGGGGCTAACCTATTTATTCATAGCACATGATTTATCGATGGTGAAATACATTTCAGATCGCATATTAGTAATGTATTTAGGGAATATGATGGAACTCGGATCAAGTGATGAACTTCATGAAAATCCATTACATCCCTACACGCAAGCATTGCTATCAGCGGTGCCTGTTCCAGATCCAAAATTAAAGGATAGAGAACGAATTGTTGTCAGTGGTGATGTGCCTAGTCCTTTAAATCCTCCAAGTGGGTGTGTGTTCCGAACCAGATGCCCTCATGCAATGGATATTTGTGCAAATCAGGTTCCGGAGTGGAAAGAAGTAAGGGAGAATCATTTTACTGCTTGTCACTTGTATGAATAA
- a CDS encoding plasmid pRiA4b ORF-3 family protein — protein sequence MIYQLKIKLEGEETSVWRRVEIPSNFTFQNLHNVIQSCFNWLDSHIHMFTILQNNEVPVKIGMSPGEDLFTVDYFEANERIDAWLTSPGETCTYQYDFGDDWVHTIELEETLELQPNMIYPRCTRVKGTAPEEDGRLTWEGSESIKDEKAYVDAINSKLLATFHEKEKSQEDINEELYENIVELKQRKPWKKISDHQVIAIENPSEWQEDFGQFSFCSILGKSGQEFGVAIYFGAQGLREMDKILKGQFEEEDTYEMQNLLVTFVDKEELTKRDYEEIKEQQLTFRGENQWPQLRSFLPTYHPWYVDEKEKKHVNYILSVLLELLRSDIDEKEIATKPPEYFAILEATGGFEVSTLIAHVEDVKYDHTLYLAQEEIEPLKFQKRLDEPMRLDQFFLPDPVQEENGVRPYYVEVTVFFAPEQQQMLDAQVHPALPPSHIQQFIKDQFMSLGVPNEVQVANKALYEMIKPLLEALGISHSYLSEDETMNVIKSEMKNQHYS from the coding sequence ATGATTTATCAATTAAAGATAAAACTAGAAGGTGAAGAAACTTCAGTATGGAGGAGGGTGGAAATTCCTTCAAATTTCACATTCCAGAATCTCCATAATGTAATCCAATCTTGCTTTAATTGGCTGGATAGCCATATCCACATGTTTACTATACTTCAGAATAATGAAGTACCAGTGAAAATAGGTATGAGCCCAGGAGAGGATCTGTTTACAGTTGATTATTTTGAGGCAAATGAAAGAATAGATGCATGGTTAACATCACCGGGTGAAACATGTACGTATCAATATGACTTCGGTGATGACTGGGTACACACAATTGAATTAGAAGAGACATTAGAATTACAACCAAACATGATTTATCCCCGTTGTACCAGAGTGAAAGGGACGGCCCCTGAAGAAGATGGTAGATTGACATGGGAAGGTTCTGAGTCTATTAAGGATGAGAAAGCATATGTTGATGCTATAAATAGTAAGTTACTTGCAACATTTCATGAAAAAGAAAAGTCTCAAGAGGATATAAATGAAGAGTTATATGAGAATATCGTAGAGTTAAAACAGCGTAAGCCTTGGAAGAAAATAAGTGATCATCAGGTGATTGCTATAGAAAACCCTTCTGAATGGCAAGAAGATTTTGGCCAATTCAGTTTTTGTTCTATTTTAGGAAAAAGTGGACAAGAATTTGGCGTTGCTATTTATTTTGGAGCACAAGGTTTGCGAGAGATGGACAAAATTTTGAAAGGTCAATTTGAAGAAGAAGATACGTATGAGATGCAAAACTTGTTAGTAACATTTGTGGACAAAGAAGAACTAACCAAAAGAGATTATGAGGAAATTAAAGAACAGCAGTTAACTTTCAGAGGTGAAAACCAGTGGCCACAACTTCGAAGCTTTTTACCAACTTATCATCCGTGGTATGTGGATGAAAAAGAAAAGAAACATGTTAATTACATTTTATCTGTGTTACTTGAGTTATTACGTTCAGATATTGATGAGAAAGAAATTGCAACGAAGCCACCAGAGTATTTTGCAATCTTAGAAGCTACAGGTGGGTTTGAAGTATCTACCCTTATCGCGCATGTTGAAGATGTAAAGTATGACCACACACTATATTTAGCACAAGAAGAAATAGAACCATTAAAATTTCAAAAACGTCTAGATGAGCCGATGCGTTTAGATCAATTTTTCTTACCAGACCCTGTTCAGGAGGAAAATGGTGTGCGTCCATATTATGTTGAAGTTACGGTCTTTTTTGCACCAGAACAGCAACAAATGCTTGACGCTCAAGTGCACCCAGCTTTACCACCTTCTCATATTCAGCAATTTATAAAAGATCAATTTATGAGCTTAGGTGTTCCAAATGAAGTACAAGTCGCCAATAAAGCTTTATATGAAATGATAAAACCGTTACTCGAGGCATTAGGTATATCTCATTCCTATTTGAGTGAAGACGAAACGATGAATGTAATTAAATCAGAAATGAAAAATCAACATTATTCCTAG